CTACGCCGAAACCGGCGGCAAGAACGCCACGATCGTCACCGCGCTGGCGGACCGCGACCTGGCGATCAAAAACGTGCTGCACTCGGCCTTCGGCCACAGCGGTCAGAAGTGCTCGGCCACGTCGCTCCTGATCCTCGAGGACGAGGTCTACCACGACGCCGGCTTCCGCGACGCGTTGGTTGACGCGGTCACCAGCCTGCGGGTCGGGTCCGCGTGGGAGCTGCCGACCAAGATGGGCCCGCTGATCCGCCCGCCCTCGGGCGAATTGGAGCGGGGTCTCAAGGAGCTGGAGGAGGGCGAGTCGTGGTGCGTGATGCCGAAGCTGCGCGTGGGCGACAACCCGAGCCTGGTCTCGCCCGGCGTGAAGTGGGGCGTGCCCGCGGGCGGCTTCACCCACAACACGGAGTTCTTCGGCCCGCTCCTGGGCGTGATGCACGCCAAGAACCTGCGGCACGCGATCGAGCTGGTCAACGCGACCGGGTTCGGGCTGACCTCGGGCATCGAGAGCCTGGACGACCGCGAGCAGGAGCTGTGGCGGCACACCATCCGCGCCGGTAACCTGTACCTCAACCGGTCGACCACCGGCGCCATCGTGCTGCGGCAGCCGTTCGGCGGCATGGGCAAGAGCAACGTCGGCCCCGGCATGAAGGCCGGCGGCCCCAACTACGTCGCGCAGTTCATGCACCTCGAGCGCAGCGGCCCCCCAGCGTCGACGGCCACATCAGCGGACCCCGACCTGGCGTCGGAGCTATCGACCTTTGTCGGTGAAGTCGCCGCCGCGATCGGGCTCCAGTCCGACGAGACCGCCGCCATCCAGGGCACGGTCGCGGACTACGCCGCCGCTGCCGAGTCGGAGTTCCTCCGGTCCCACGACCACTTCCGGTTGGTGGGCGAGGACAACTTCCGCCGGTACCTGCCGATGGAGGTGCTGCGGGCGCGCGTGCACGGCGACGACTCCGTGCACGACGTGCTGGCGATGATCGCCGCGGGCCGCGCGGTCGGCTGCCGCGTGATCGTTTCGGCGTCGCCGGCGGTGGCCGACAAGCGGCGGGAGCTCTTCGACGCGATCGACGCCGCCACCGAGCTGTGGGCCGGCGGGCTGGAGATGCTCGAGGAGTCGGTCGAGCAACTCGCCGAGACGGTCGCCGCCGGCCGCAGCGGGCGGGTGCGGTTCACCTCGCCCGACCGCGTGCACGAGGCGGTCCGCGAGGCGAAGGCCGCCGCGATGCTGTACCTGGCCGACGAGCCGATCACCCGCCGCGGCCGCGTGGACCTGCTGTGGTGCCTGCACGAGCAGAGCGTGTGCAACATGTACCACCGCTACGGCAACCTGGGCGACCGGGCGGACGAACAACGCGCCGAGCCGCTCTAGCGGCGCGGCCGCGACGCGACATAGCATCCACGCTTCGCCGTGGTGACGGCGGCTGTCACGCTCAGAACACGGGCGACAGCTCGGTGAGCCGCGCGGCGGTCTCGGCCATCAGGTCGTCCTCGGCGGCTTCGTCGGCCGCCTCGTAGGTGACGCTGAAGCGGAGGAACGAGCCGGCGTCGTCCCACGGCACGGTGCAGATGGACTGCTCGGTGATCAGGAACTGGCTGACCTCTTCGGCGTTGGCGAACTCCGGCCCCCCCTCGAACGCCTTGGGCGCCGGCGTGTAGAGGAAGTAGGTGCCGCCGGGCATCTCGCACTCGAAGCCGCACTCGGTGAGCGTGGCGACCAGCTTCTCCATCCGGCGGCGGTACTTGGCGCGGATCTCCTTGGGGATGGCCGGGTCGTCCAGCCCGGCGGCCGCCGCCTTCTGGATGGCGATGAACTGCCCGCTGTCGCCGTTGTCCTTGTAGTCGGCGAACGCGCTGACGATCCGCTCGTTGCCGCAGACCCAGCCGATCCGCCAGCCGATCATGTCGAAGCCCTTGGACATCGAGTGCACCTCGACGCCCACGTCCTTCGCGCCCGGCACGGACAGGAAGCTGGTCGGCTCCTGGTCGAACGACAGCATCGCGTGCGCGGCGTCCTGCACCACGACGATCTCGTTCTGCTTGGCGAACTCGATCGCCTTCTCGTAGAACTCGGTGGTGGCGGTCTTGCCGGTGGGGCTGTTGGGGAAGTTCAGCACGATCAGCTTGGCGCGCTCCAGCACGTTGCCGGGGATGCCGTCCAGGTCGGGCAGGAAGCCGTTCTCCTTGAGCAGCGGCAGGTTGTGCACCGTGCCGCCGTAGAACCGCGTGAAGTTGCCCGCCACCGGGTAGCCCGGCACGGTCATCAGCGTGACGTCGCCCGGGTTGATGAACACGCCGGGCAGCTTGGCGTAGACCGGCTTGCTGCCGATGTCGTGGTTGATCTCGGTGGCCGGGTTCAGCTTGACGCCGAACTCGCGCTCCATGAACCGCGCGGCGGCCTCCTTGAACTCCAGCACGCCGTTGTCCGCGTAGCCGCGGTTCTCCGGCTTGTTGATCTCCTGGGCCATCGCCCTGCGCACGACCTCGGGCGCCATGGAGTCGTTCTCGCCGATGCCGAAGTCCAGCAGCCTCCGCTCGGGGTGCTCGGCCAGCGCCTTCCGCTTGGCGCGCTTGATCTTCTCGAACTTGTAGATGGCGCCATCCTTGCCGTAGTTGGCGCCGCCGATGCGGTCGGCGAAGAGCTTCTGGAAGTAGGGGTCGGACATTTCTGTATACAGTCAGCGAGAAACGAGTGGGGAGAACCGAAACAGCTTATCGGACGAACCGGTTAGCGTCGACCGGCGGCGGATCCCCCGTGTTTCCGCGGTTTGCGGTGGGCCACCCCACGTGGCCGCGCCGCCGCCGCCGTACTAGAATGGAGAGTTCCCCGCAAACCGCCCGCCAACCGCCGTTTCCCTAGAATGCCCAGCGAAGAAGAGCTCTACGAGGAGCACATCCTGGATCACTACGAGGACCCGTTCCACCGGGGCGAACTTCCCTCGCGCACGCACAGTCATGAGGACAAGAACCCGCTGTGCGGCGACGTCGTGCGGATCGACCTGAAGCTCGACGAGGAGGGCAAGATCGAGGACTGCTACTTCTCAGGCGACGGCTGCGTCATCAGCCAGGCGTCCGCGTCGATGCTGCTCGAGCAGATCCAGGGCAAGACCACCGACGAGCTCAAGCAGTTCACCGCCGAGGACATGCTCAAGCTCTACGGCCCGCGGCTCACCCCCAACCGGCAGAAGTGCTGCCTGCTCTCCTGGCGGGTGATCCAGCAGGCGGTGCACTCGCCGGTGGGCGCCGGCGAGGGCTGACCCGAGGAAGGGCGAACACCACACCATGAGCGAAACTACGCTAGCCTCGCCGCACCTGCTGCCGGAGTCGGTGCGCGAGGACTTCCCCATCCTCGACCAGCGCGTGCACGACGGCCGTCCCCTGGTGTTCCTGGACAGCGCGGCCAGCTCGCACCGGCCGCGTCAGGTGATCGACGCGATCGTGCAGTGCTACTCGCACGACTACGCCAACGTTCACCGCGGCATCCACACGCTTAGCGAGCGCGCGACCGACGCCTACGAGCTGGCCCGCGAGAAGGTCCGCGGCTTCCTGGGCGCCGAGCACGCCGAGGAGGTCGTCTTCACCGGCGGCACGACCGCGGCCATCAACGCGGTGGCCCGCGCGTGGGGCGACGCCAACGTCGGCCCCGACGACGAGATCCTGCTGACGCCGATGGAGCACCACTCGAACCTGGTGCCCTGGTTCCAGCTGGCCGAGCGGACCGGCGCGTCGATCAAGCACATCCCGCTCACCGAGGACGGCCGGCTCGACCTCGACCGCCTGGACGAGGTGCTGACCGACCGCACCAAGCTTTGCGCGTTCGCCTCGGTCAGCAACACGCTCGGCACGATCAACCCGGTGAAGGAACTGACCCGCCGTGCGCACGAGTCGGGCGCCGTGGTGCTGGTGGACGCCGCGCAGAGCGCCCCGCACATGGTGACCGACGTGCGGCAGCTGGGCGTCGACTTCCTGGCGCTCAGCGGCCACAAGATGTGCGGCCCCTCGGGCGTGGGCGTACTGTACGGGCGGCGGGAGCTGCTCGCCCAGACGCCCCCCTTTATGGGCGGCGGCAGCATGATTAACCGCGTCTACCTGGACCGCTTCACCCCGGCCGACATCCCCACCCGGTTCGAGGCCGGCACGCCGCCCATCGCCGGCGCCATCGCGCTGGGCGCCGCGGTCGACTACCTGCAGTCGGTCGGTCTGGACGCGATCCACCGGCACGAGGAGGCCCTCATCGACCACGCCTGGGAGCGTCTGCAGGAGGTCCCCGGCATCCGCCTGCTGGGCCCCGGCCCCACGCAGCGCGCGGGCCTGGTGAGCTTCGTGCTGGAGCGGCCCCACCCGCACGACATCGCGCAGCTCTTGGACTTCGACGGCGTCGCGGTCCGCGCCGGGCACCACTGCACGCAGCCTCTGCACGACCTGCTCGGCATCACCGCCAGCACCCGGGCCAGCTTCTACCTGTACAACCGCCCGGAAGAGATCGACGTGCTGGTCGAGTCGCTCAAGAAGATCGGCGACCGCTTCAAGCCGTCGGGGCGCAAGCGGCGGCGGAAGCAGTAGCGGCCTAGGGTAGAGCGTCGAGCGTTGTTGAACCGCCGCGCTCCGCCTGGCTATGATACGCCTGGGTGTTGGCGCAGACTTCCGAAGCACGGGCTTCGCGATCGCCACGCCCGTCACCGATCGGTCAATCCATGATCCGACTCCTGAGCCAGTCGCTGGCGATCTTCGCGTCCAATCTGCCTGCGCTGCTGGGGATCGCGCTGCTGATCTACCTGCCCGTGAATGTGGGGCTCAACCTGCTCGTGGACGAGAGTTCCGCAGATGAGTTCGACGTCGCGGCTTTCCAGGCGTACGGCCTCTCCGAGGTGCTGTTCGGCTCCCTGGCGGCGGGCTTCGCAACCGTTGTCGCCGCCCGCTCGCGGATGGCGGAGCCGGTGCGGTTCCTGCCGGCGCTGGGGCAGGCGATGCGGCATTGGCCTGCAATGGTTGGCGCAACCATCCTGTTCAACATCGGGGTCACCCTCGGGCTGGTGGCGCTGGTGATCCCCGGCGTGTACCTCGCCTTGAGGTGGGCTTTGATCTACCCCTCGATCGTGCTGGACGACGCGGGCGTGAACCACTCGTTCAGCAGGAGCACCTGGCTGTCTCAGGGGTACCGCTGGCAGATCCTTGGGTTTGCGGTGCTTGGGCTCCTCGCGGTTTCCGCGCTGACGATGCTGCTCTACCTGTCGTTCGAGTGGCTGCCTGCGGACCTGTACTTCCCGGCGGTGATCGCCATCGACACGCTGGTGAGTTGGTTGTCGCTGATCTGGCCGATCCTGCTGACGCTGTACTTCCTCGAAGCCCGCGCAGCCGTCGAGGACCAGGACCTCCCCGAGGAGCCTTACCGAGAGCCGAACGAAGGCGACCGCGAGGTGGTCGCCGACGCAGACAACCCGTTCCGCTCTCCGCAGTACTGATTGCCCGTCAACGCGTTGCGCGTTTGTCGCGGCCGCGTAACCAGATGGCAACGGGCGCCAGCAGCAGCGCCGAGGGTTCCGGAACCTGGTCAATTCCTATTCCGGCCGCGCGGCCGAAGTTGTCCCGCCACACCTCGTAGTCCTGCTGGTTAACCACGCCGTCGCGGTTGCCGTCGGCCGCGGCGAAGCCGCCGCCCAGGTGGTCCCGCCAGACGGCGTAGTCGGCGGCGTCGACCGCCGAGTCGCCGTTGTAGTCGCCGGGGATCGACAGCGAGGTGAGGGTCTCGAACTCGACGCGGCGGAAGTTCATCACGCCCGAGCCGCTGGCGGCGCTCGCGCCAAACTGGTACACGTTCCCGCCGGGGCCATGGACCGAGGGGACGCCGTCCCAGTCGGTTATGTGGCGGCCGTCGAAGTAGAGCGACGCCAGCCCGCTGGCGGGCGACCAGCGGAGTTCGTAGTCGTGGTACGCCTGCGCGTCGGCCACGCCGGTGAGCGGCTCGCTGAGGATCCGCACCGGGTTGTTGTGGTCCCACAGCGAGGCGACCAGCGCGCCGCCTTCCAGGTCCAGCTGCAGCAGGTACGCGGCGTTGTCGAAGTAGACGCCGATGCCCATGCTGGGCAAGCCGCCGCTGGGGCTCACCAGCCGCGCGGCGGCCGTCATCCGCCAGCCGAGCTGGCGGGCGTCGGCCAGGTAGCGTCCGCTCAGCGGCTGCAGGTAGTGCGGCGCCGCGCCCCCGACGGCGCTGTCGGCAATCTGCCAGGCGGCGCCGGTCCCGCCGACCGTGTCGAGCACCGCCAGGCCGGCGTCGGCGGCGTCCGCTGGGATCCAGCCGTACAGCTCGGGGTCGAAGGCCACGGTGGCGCCCGCCTGGTAGACGCCCACCTGCTCGGCGCGCGCGGGGGCGGTGATAGCGACGCACGCAACGCCGGCCACAACGCCGTAGAATGCCCGAGTGATGCTGCCCATGAAAGACTTGTCGGCGCCCGGCCGCGGTCTGGGTGAGTCGTCGAAACCGTCGAGGGTAGCGGATTGCCGGCGGGCGGCGCCATCATTCGGCGCTGCGGGTTGGCGACGCATCCGCCGTGCTAGTCACCCGCGTGCTAGCAGGGAACCGCAGCGCAAACTGCTCTGAGTCGATCTCGAGATTCAGCCGGGCCTGCTCAACGCGCCCCGTGACGGTTTCCGTTGGGGTGTCCGCCGATCGATCGAACCGATGGCGGGTCCAGTCTGAGGGCGCCCACCGCTCGTTGGTTAGGGCGTAGGCGATGTCCAGCGAGCTCCGGGTCTGGCCGCGGTGGAGCACCACCCAGCGGACCGGCAGGCAGCCCCGTGCCGGGTCCACGCTTAGGCGCCCCACCGTGTCGCGGTCGCCGTGGCGACGGGGGAAATCGAAGGCGACGAGCCGGCTCTCGGGCAGCGGTTCCGCCGCCGGCGACGCCCGCATCCGCCGGACGTCCCACCCCTGCTGCCGCAGCACGGCCATCGGGGCGAGCCACAGCCGGACTGCCATCACACCGGCCACGTTCGCCCACCCCGGCGGCTGTCCGCCGCGGTGCTCGCGACCGGTCGGGGGCTGGTCCGAGTAGGGCGTCCACAACGCCCGCGTCGATTGCTGGTCGAAGGCGACCTGCAGGCGCCGCACCCCTCGGCCGTGGTCCTCTACCCGCTGGCCGTCCCGCGCGTGGAACAACTGGTCGATCGAGAACCGGCCCGCGTGGTAGTAGTAGTCGATCGTGGAGGAGTCGGTCGTGTGGCTGGTCGCGAAGGGGTCGTCGGGGGTCGCTGGCCGCGCGTCGCCTTGGCGGGCGTGATCGGCGCGGATCGTGAAGTGGACCGACTCGAGCTCCGCCCGCCGCTGACTCCACTGCCGACGCGCGGCGGCTTCGATCGGTTCGCTGCCCTGGGCGGCCGGGCAGAAGGCGGTGGCCAATGCGGCAACGCAGGCCAGGCGAGCGGCGGTGTCGGGCACAGGGCGACTCGTTTGCGGGGACGGGCGGAGGCGCGAACGCGTAGATTCATCCAAGAGCCGGGGGATTATTCCCGCGGCCTCAACCATCCCCGAGCCGCGTTACTCTTTGTCGTCCGCCGGCTTGGCGGCCGCCTCGGCCTTCTTCTCGCGGTCGGCCTCGGCGGTGCGGAACTCGTCCAGGTTGTCGCGTCGGACAACCTTGGTGGCGATGGTCATCGTGCTAAAGTTGCCGGGCGGCGGGATGGCGCTCGCCTGGCGCTCGCAGTAGGAGGCGAGCACGCGGGTCGCCTCGTAGCCAAACTGGTAGGGGTCCTGCGCGATGGTGGCCGCGATGTGGCCCGACTCGATGCCGCCGAGGGTCTCGTCCGAGGTGTCGAACGTCACCAGCGGGATGTCGCCCAGCCGGCCCTCGTCCTCCAGGACCGACAGCAGCAGCCCGCCGTGGCGGGCGTTCATGCCGACCAGGCAGGCGAGGTCGCTGTGCTGGGCCAGCAGCTCGCGGAGCTGGTCGCCGGCCCGTTTGTCGTTCCCCTCGTCGACCAGGTAGGCCACGATCTCGTAGGTCCCGTTGGCGTTGGCGTCCTCGTCGTCGCCGCCGATGAGCTCTTCCTGGAAGCCGGCCTTGCGCTCCAGCATGTTGTCCTTGGACAGGTTGGCCAGCAGCACGGCCACCTTGCCGCCGTCGGGCACGGACTCCTTGACCAACGCCGCCGCCTTGGCGCCGGCCGACCGGTTGCTGGTGCCGACGTAGCACAGCCGGTCGGAGAGCGGCGCGTCGGAGTCGACGGTCACCACGAACACGTCCTTCGCCAGGTTGTCGATCAGCCGCGTCTGGCTCTCGGCGTCGAGCGGGCTGAGCGCGACGCCCCGGACCGAGTCGGTGTCGATCTTGTTCAGCAGCACCGCTTGCGACTGCACGTCCTCGTCGGCCTCGGGCATGTAGACCTTGACCTCGGCGTTGACGTCGCGGCCGGCGGCCTCGGCGCCGCGGGCGATAGATTGCCAGTAGGGCTCGCTGCCGCCGGTGACGATCACCAGGCTGGGGCGCTCGACCATCGGGGTCGGCTTCTGGAAGACGCTGATCCGGTAGACCGCGACGCCGATCGCCGCGGCGATCAGCAGTGTCATGAGGACGGTGCGTTGTGTGGACATCGTACACAACCTTCTGCTAGAGGAGAGGACGTCCGCCCCCGGGCCGGGGCGCCGAGAGCGCGCCGCGCCGAGCGGGTCCGGTCGAATCTTACCACGACCGCCCGCTACACCAAAAAAAGAATCAACGCGGCGAGAAAGTGTTGCGCCGGGCGGAGACTTTTCAATAGAAACCGGCCACCCAGCGCGGTCCAATAGGAGGCGTGCTGTGCGTCGGTGCTTTAGCGCAGTCAGCGCGCAGGCCCCAGCAGCGTCAGAGAACTAAACTTCGTTGAGGTGTTTGCGTGGAGGGTGCATGCGAAGGTCACCGAGGCGTGCGGCCGTGGTCCGTTGGGCGCCCGGACATTTGTCCCTGTCGGCGCACACGCGTGGACAAAAGTCGGGGCCGACACCACCGGGTTAAATCAGAAGACACTGCTATAGCAGGGTGAAACGCGAATCGGCACCGGCGGTAGGGTCCGACTTTTGTCCCTAAAAATCGATGCGCCAGAACGGGACAAAACTCTGGGCCGGCGGAGCACCCTGAGTGCGACGGGGCCGCTGCTTGCGGCGGGGGCGGGCGGCTAGCTGCCGAGCGACTCTTTCCACTCCCGCAGCATGAGCAGCGCGTCGATCGGCGTGGTGCCGTCGATCTCCAGTCGGCGGATCTTGTCGACCAGCGGGTGCTCGTACGCGTCGAACAGCTGCAGCTGCAGCCCGTCGGCGGGCGCGGCGGGCTTGCTGACCACGGGCTGGGCTTCGACGGGGGTGAGCTGAGTTTCGGCGTCGTGCTGCGACTCGAGCTTAGAGAGGATCTCCTGCGCGCGCTGGTTCACCCCGCGGGGCACGCCCGCCAGCTTTGCCACGTGGATGCCGTAGCTCTTGTCGGCGGCGCCCTCGACAATCTGGTGCAGGAAGACGACGTCGCCCTGGTGCTCGTGCACCGCGACGCTGCGGTTGGCGACCCCGTCGAGCTGGTCGGCCAGGTCGGTCAGCTCGTGGTAGTGCGTGGCGAACAGCGCGCGGCAGCCGATGTCGTTGTGCAGGCACTCGGCGATCGCCCACGCGAGCGACAGCCCGTCGTACGTGCTGGTGCCGCGGCCGATCTCGTCCAGCACCACCAGGCTGCGGCGGGTGGCCGTGTTGAGGATCCGGGCGGTCTCGGTCATCTCGACCATGAAGGTCGACTGGCCGCGGGAGAGCTCGTCCGACGCGCCGACCCGGGCGAACAGCCGGTCGGCCACGCCGACCGTGGCGCGCTTGGCCGGCACGAAGCTGCCGATCTGCGCCAGCAGCGTGATCAGCGCCGTCTGGCGGATGTAGGTGCTCTTGCCGGCCATGTTGGGGCCGGTGATGAGGAGCAGCGAAGGCGAGGTTTCCGGGTTTCGGGTATCGGGCTTCGGCGCGCCGGAGTTGAGCAGCGCCTCGGGGTCTTCTGTCCGCGCGGCGCACGAGACGCCGTTCGGAACGAACTGGCCTTCGGGCTGCATCACGTCGAGCACCGGGTGGCGGCCCTCCTCGACGTCCAGCACCGGGGCGTCGGTGATGGTGGGCCGGGTGTACGCGCGGCTGCGGGCCAGGTCGGCCAGCCCGGCCAGCACGTCCAGCTCGGCGAGCGCGGCGGCGGTCGACAGCAGCCGGCGGCCGGCCTCGATCACCTGCTCGCACAGCTCGGCGAACACGCGCAGCTCGATCTCCTTGACCCGCTCCTCCGCAGACAGCACCTTCTCCTCGTACTCCTTCAGCTCCGGCGTGATGTACCGCTCGGCGTTCTTGAGCGTCTGCTTGCGGATGAACGAGTCGGGGATCTTGTCGCGGTGCGCGTGGGTGACCTCCAGGTAGTAGCCGAACACCTTGTTGAAGCCGACCTTCATCGACGGGATCCCGGTCTCCTCGACCTGCTGCGCCTGGTACTTGGCGATCCACTGCTTGCCGCCGGCCATCAGCTCGCGGCACTCGTCGAGCTCCGGAAGGAACCCCGGGCGGACGAAGCCGCCGTCGCGGGCCTGGTGGGGGCAGTCGTCCTCGAGCGCGGCCTCGAGCTTGGCGCGGAGCTCCGGGCAGAGGTCGATCCGCTGCTCGATCTGCGCCAGCCGCTCGCTAGACCGGCCGGACAGCTTCGCCTTGAGCGCCGGCAGCCCGGCCAGCGTGCGGCCCACGCAGGACAGGTCACGCGGGCTGGCGCGGCCGGTGGTCACGCGGGAGACCAGCCGCTCGATGTCGTACACGGCGCGGAGCTTCTCGCGGACCGCGTCGGTCAACGACGGCGCGTCCACCAGCTCGGCCACGGCGTCCAGTCGGCCGTTGATCCGCTCGGCGTCGGTCAGCGGCCCGCGGAGCCACTCCGCCAGCAGGCGGGCGCCGGGCGAAGTGACCGTGCGGTCGATCACGCCCAGGAGCGCGCCCTCGCGGCGGCCGTCGCGCAGCGTGTGGGCGATCTCGAGGCTCCGCCAGGTGGCGGCGTCGATCTGCAGGGTGGACTCGTTCTCGAACGGGAGCAGCCGGTCGATGTGTCCGAGCCGAGAGCGTTGGGTTTCCTGCAGGTAGTCGACGATCGCGCCCGCCGCGCGGATGGCCAGCGCGTCGCGCTCGGAGTCTTCCTCGAAGCCGAACCCGTCGAGCGACTTCACACCCAGCAGCTTCTTCAACGCCTCGGCCGCGACCTGCTGGCCGAACGCCCAGCCGGGCCGCCGGGTGCGGGTGCAGCGCTCGGGCAGGTCGGCAGGGTCGGGCAGGTCGTCGGACAGCAGGCACTCGCTGGGCGCGATGCGGACGATCTGGTCGGACAGCCGGTCGGTGGCCATCGCGGCAGCATGGAACCGCCCGGTGGACACGTCTACCCACGCCAGCCCGGTCTGCTCGCCGGCGGGCACAATCGCCGCCAGGAAGTTGCTGCTCTTAGGGTCGAGCAGCCCGTCCTCGGTCAGCGTGCCGGGGCTGACGATGCGGGTCACCTCGCGGCGGACGATGCCCTTGGCCTGCTTTGGGTCCTCCATCTGGTCGCAGATGGCGGCGCGGCGGCCGGCGCGGACGATGCGGGCGAGGTACTGGTCGAGTTGGTGGTGGGGGAAGCCGGACATGGGCGTCGGCTCGATCCCGCGCGCGGCGTCGCCCTTGTCGCGGGCGGTGAGCGTGATGCCTAGCAGCTCGGCGGCGTCCTTGGCGTCCTGGTAGAACAACTCGTAAAAGTCGCCCATGCGGAACAGCAGCAACGCGTCCCCCGCGGCCTCCTTGGCCTGGTGGTACTGCTGCATCATGGGACTAAGCGACATTGCTCACGGCTCCGCTGGTGGACGAAGCCGTGAATGCTAAACCACCGCCCGGGGGAGGCTCAAGTGGCTTGACAGAGCAGCCAAGCTCCAGGCGTCACCCTCAACCGGGGGGACGGCGGTGCGGGCGTTGGCGGTCCACCGGAACGGGATCGGCGGGCGGAAGCTAGGCCGCCAGCTTCGCCGCGGCGGGACGCTCGGTCTGGATGGCGATGACGTCATTCGCCTCGCAGAAGAAGCGGTAGCCGTAGCCGGCTAACCGGGCGAGGCAGGCGTCGATCTCCGCGGGCGGCACGTGGCGGTGCTCGAAGCGGATCAGCGCCGGGCGGAAGCGCGAGAAGTCGACGCCCTTGAGAATCTCGTGGTCGTAGCCCTCGGCGTCGATCTGCAGCAGGTCGATCGAGTCGACCCCGGCCCGCTCCAGCACGCCCTCGATGGTCAGGCACTCGACGTTGTGGACGATCAGCTCGTGCCGTGCGAAGCCGTACTTCATCACGTGCTCGGCGTTGAACGAGGCGGTCTGCGTGCAGTCGCGGGGGGGGATGTAGAACTCCCGCGTGCCCGGCTGGCGGTCAATGGCCGCGTTGACCAGCGTGAGGTGGTCGGAGTCGCCGTACAGCGACTCCAGCCGCTTGAACACCTCGGGCTGCGGCTCAACCAGCACGCCGCGCAGCCTGCGGCGGGAGATGACGTCGCCCAGGTCGTCGTGCGCGACGCCGTCGTACGCGCCGATCTGCAGGAAGGTGAAGTCGGGCTTGTCGAGCAGCACGTCGCTGATGGCCAGCGGCAGCACGCTGCCGTAGGCCAAGCCGGAGTCCATAATCAGGGGCAGCGGGTCGCGCGTGCGGCGCAGCCGCGCCTTGCGGAGCAGGCGGTCCTGCAGCCGCTGCAGGCCCTTGCCGCTGGGCAGGAACGGGCGGACGTGACGCTTGACTCGCTTCAGGAACGACATGCTGGTTGCCTACCGCATAAAGCCAACGTTGAACGTGAACACCTGCAGCTCGTCGGTGTCGGCCCGCGAGACGGGCCACGCGAAGTCGAGCGCGATCGGCGCCGGGCCCATGGCCGGCACCTGGATCCGCAGGCCGACGCCCGGCGCCACACGCCAGGTGTCGATCGTGACCGAGTCTTCGACCGTGCCGAAGTCGCAGAAGCAGACGCCGTTGACCATGTCGTCCGCGGTGAGCGGGAACAGGTACTCCAGCGTGTTGAGGAACATGAAGTCGCCGCCGGCGCGGGGCGAGGCGCCGCGGAAGTCGAAGCC
This genomic interval from Posidoniimonas corsicana contains the following:
- a CDS encoding FkbM family methyltransferase, with amino-acid sequence MSFLKRVKRHVRPFLPSGKGLQRLQDRLLRKARLRRTRDPLPLIMDSGLAYGSVLPLAISDVLLDKPDFTFLQIGAYDGVAHDDLGDVISRRRLRGVLVEPQPEVFKRLESLYGDSDHLTLVNAAIDRQPGTREFYIPPRDCTQTASFNAEHVMKYGFARHELIVHNVECLTIEGVLERAGVDSIDLLQIDAEGYDHEILKGVDFSRFRPALIRFEHRHVPPAEIDACLARLAGYGYRFFCEANDVIAIQTERPAAAKLAA